In one window of Romeriopsis navalis LEGE 11480 DNA:
- a CDS encoding Npun_R1517 family heterocyst differentiation transcriptional regulator codes for MGKEVVTMCRDAHAYQQTTTQQHAASAEVGVYECEINLKFRLIEEKAIFKDRDQLLELLLEAFTYGNDEYMETLQVDVNTQAMPEVNASPKMRRQLIRLRNSKDIA; via the coding sequence ATGGGAAAAGAAGTCGTCACAATGTGCAGAGATGCACATGCTTATCAACAAACTACTACTCAACAACACGCTGCATCGGCTGAGGTCGGCGTCTATGAGTGTGAAATTAATCTCAAATTCCGCCTCATTGAAGAAAAGGCAATTTTCAAGGACCGCGATCAGCTCCTCGAGCTGCTCCTCGAAGCTTTTACCTACGGCAACGACGAATACATGGAAACACTCCAAGTTGATGTCAATACACAGGCCATGCCAGAGGTTAATGCGTCGCCGAAAATGCGTCGCCAGCTGATTCGCCTGCGGAACTCGAAAGACATCGCATAG
- a CDS encoding histidine kinase, whose translation MQALPDPLSRSKHPLQLLLFVDRRPVSREQIRQVRQLLEELGDAKDYDLQVIDVTEQPHLAEHFRLLTTPALIKIAPEPRQMMVGSNFLTELRKRWPRWEQEQRQAVAPPPPQASLDQPSKSSGTYELAAASELLELSDEVFRLKQEKAELEAQIKFKDQVISMLAHDLRNPLTAASIALETLDRGFHPKEGQVSGLTPALITQVIRQARSQLRNINGMITDILQTAHGRNAELNIHLQPIALPNLCYDVLESLRDRCEAKSITIETDIPADLPKVYIDEERIRQVLINLVDNAIKYTSDGGKIQLSALHRTTQKVQVSLCDSGLGIPEDQFNLIFDDHVRLQRDQDESGYGIGLNLCQRIIRAHYGQIWVDSVLRQGSCFHFTLPVDIN comes from the coding sequence ATGCAGGCTCTTCCTGATCCCCTATCTCGATCTAAACATCCCCTGCAATTGCTGCTCTTCGTCGATCGGCGACCCGTCTCTCGCGAGCAAATTCGGCAAGTCCGGCAGCTCCTCGAAGAGTTAGGCGATGCGAAGGACTACGACTTACAAGTTATTGATGTCACAGAACAGCCACATCTCGCTGAACATTTTCGGCTTCTCACCACACCGGCCCTGATCAAAATTGCGCCAGAACCCCGTCAAATGATGGTGGGCAGCAACTTTTTGACCGAACTGCGGAAGCGTTGGCCGCGCTGGGAACAGGAACAGCGTCAAGCCGTCGCCCCCCCTCCCCCTCAAGCCAGTCTCGATCAACCGTCCAAATCCAGCGGCACCTACGAACTCGCCGCCGCATCAGAACTCCTCGAGCTGTCCGATGAAGTTTTTCGCCTCAAGCAGGAAAAAGCCGAACTCGAAGCTCAAATAAAATTCAAGGATCAAGTCATCTCGATGCTGGCGCATGACCTACGCAATCCCCTCACCGCCGCATCGATCGCCCTCGAAACGCTGGACCGGGGCTTCCACCCCAAAGAAGGTCAAGTCAGCGGTCTTACCCCAGCCTTAATTACCCAGGTAATCCGCCAAGCACGATCGCAGCTGCGGAATATCAATGGCATGATCACGGACATTCTCCAAACCGCCCATGGACGCAACGCCGAGCTGAACATCCATCTCCAACCAATCGCCCTACCCAATCTTTGCTACGACGTACTCGAGTCGTTACGCGATCGGTGTGAGGCCAAGTCCATCACGATCGAAACTGACATCCCGGCCGATTTGCCCAAGGTCTACATCGACGAAGAAAGAATCCGCCAAGTCTTGATTAATCTAGTAGATAATGCTATTAAGTACACTAGCGATGGTGGAAAGATTCAGTTGTCGGCACTACACCGCACTACCCAGAAGGTTCAGGTTAGCCTCTGTGATAGTGGTCTAGGCATTCCCGAAGATCAGTTCAACTTAATCTTCGATGACCATGTACGGTTGCAGCGCGACCAAGATGAGTCAGGTTATGGAATCGGTCTAAATCTTTGTCAGCGAATCATCCGAGCCCACTACGGACAGATCTGGGTAGACTCTGTATTGCGCCAGGGAAGCTGCTTTCACTTCACTTTGCCCGTGGATATTAACTAG
- a CDS encoding glycosyltransferase family 4 protein yields the protein MKILVLTWEFPPRIVGGIARHVGELYPELVKLGHVVQLITVQFGDLPLQAVVEGIQVHRVTVGQSQDFFHWVGQMNQAIGAYAAQLIHDEGPFDLVHAHDWLVGDSAIALKHHFKLPLVATIHATEHGRNRGIHNHVHQHVHHQEHTLTYEAWRVIVCTNYMRQELHTTLQLPLNKVDVIYNGIRSEKKPLVVGAERQTFRRRFAQDDEAIVYYVGRMAHEKGIARLVEAAPQVLDQMQGKVKFVIVGGGNTVPFQRQVQQQRLGPHFTFTGFLPDAELDVFQTIADCAVFPSLYEPFGIVALESFAARVPVVVSDAGGLPEVVQHQETGIVTRRDDPTSIAAGILQVLNHPQLSAQLVENAYQDLNKRFRWDQIAVQTQAVYEQVLTERRDIDW from the coding sequence ATGAAGATCTTGGTGCTGACTTGGGAATTTCCACCGCGCATTGTTGGTGGTATTGCGCGGCATGTGGGTGAGCTATATCCGGAGTTGGTCAAGCTGGGCCATGTGGTGCAACTGATTACGGTGCAATTTGGCGATTTACCGCTACAGGCGGTAGTTGAAGGGATTCAAGTGCATCGGGTCACGGTGGGTCAAAGCCAGGATTTTTTCCACTGGGTGGGCCAAATGAATCAGGCGATCGGGGCTTATGCCGCTCAGCTGATTCATGACGAGGGGCCGTTTGATTTGGTGCATGCCCATGATTGGCTGGTGGGAGATAGTGCGATCGCCCTCAAGCATCATTTCAAGTTGCCGTTGGTGGCGACGATTCATGCGACGGAGCATGGTCGGAACCGGGGGATTCACAATCATGTGCATCAGCATGTGCATCATCAAGAACATACGCTGACCTACGAAGCGTGGCGGGTGATTGTCTGTACCAACTATATGCGTCAGGAGTTGCACACAACGCTGCAGCTGCCGTTGAATAAAGTCGATGTGATTTATAACGGGATTCGATCGGAAAAGAAGCCGTTGGTGGTGGGCGCGGAGCGGCAGACGTTCCGGCGACGGTTTGCCCAAGATGATGAGGCGATTGTCTATTACGTTGGACGCATGGCCCATGAGAAGGGGATCGCCCGGTTGGTCGAGGCGGCCCCCCAAGTTTTAGATCAAATGCAGGGCAAGGTGAAATTTGTGATTGTTGGTGGTGGGAATACCGTGCCGTTTCAGCGGCAGGTTCAGCAGCAACGGCTGGGACCACATTTTACGTTTACCGGATTCTTGCCGGATGCGGAGCTGGATGTGTTTCAGACGATCGCTGATTGTGCGGTGTTTCCCAGTCTGTATGAACCGTTCGGGATCGTTGCCCTGGAGAGCTTTGCGGCGCGGGTGCCGGTGGTGGTATCGGACGCTGGGGGATTGCCCGAGGTGGTGCAGCATCAAGAAACGGGGATCGTGACGCGGCGGGATGATCCAACGTCGATCGCGGCGGGGATTTTGCAAGTGTTAAATCATCCCCAGCTTTCTGCCCAACTGGTGGAGAACGCGTACCAAGATCTAAATAAGCGGTTTCGCTGGGATCAGATTGCGGTGCAGACCCAGGCGGTTTACGAGCAGGTCTTGACTGAGCGGCGGGACATTGACTGGTAG